Proteins encoded together in one Anas acuta chromosome 10, bAnaAcu1.1, whole genome shotgun sequence window:
- the TMEM170A gene encoding transmembrane protein 170A isoform X2 has translation MEGGEASGGLLQQILSLRLVPRSGNGTAAYSNPLAAFSEMWYGVFLWALVSSLSFHVPAALLALFTLRRHKYGRFMSLGLLLMGIVGPITAGILTSAAIAGVYRAAGKNMIPFEALILGVGQTFCVVVVSFLRILATL, from the exons ATGGAGGGCGGCGAGGCGAGCggcgggctgctgcagcagatcctCAGCCTGCGCCTGGTGCCGCGCTCCGGTAACGGCACCGCCGCCTACTCCAACCCGCTGGCGGCCTTCTCAG AGATGTGGTACGGGGTGTTCCTCTGGGCGCTCGTCTCCTCGCTCTCCTTCCACGTCCCCGCCGCCCTGCTCGCCCTCTTCACGCTGCGGCGCCACAAGTACGGCCGCTTCATGTCGCTGGGCCTGCTGCTGATGGGCATCGTGGGACCCATCACCGCCGGCATCCTCACCA gtgctgccaTCGCAGGAGTTTACAGAGCCGCAGGGAAAAACATGATTCCCTTCGAAGCCCTCATTTTAGGCGTGGGTCAGACGTTCTGTGTGGTGGTGGTTTCGTTCCTACGGATTTTAGCCACTCTCTAG
- the LOC137862109 gene encoding LOW QUALITY PROTEIN: solute carrier family 12 member 3-like (The sequence of the model RefSeq protein was modified relative to this genomic sequence to represent the inferred CDS: deleted 2 bases in 1 codon; substituted 1 base at 1 genomic stop codon) produces MSELPCLEPLSHCSGRFTISTLLGVEEAGRPPCEGTAGCEGTQLLASTLCTRTFGYNTVDVVPTYEHYANSKGVGEARRGRPSLADLRSSLEKAGPHVSRLCSAWVLTLTWLIILMSVTVTTITGLSISAISTNGKVKSGGTYFLISRSLGPELGGSIGLIFAFANAVAVAMHTVGFAETVRDLLQSYGSMRGLMPVTNPQLLKLIGGLPRGGLLPDRXRCPFLLPQAQVLFFLVILVSFANYLVGTVIPATAEKQAKGFFGYRADIFVQNLVPSWRGPEGSFFSLFSIFFPLATGILAGANISGDLKDPAVAIPKGTLMAIFWTTISYLLLSATIGACVVRDASGSLNDSVPLGSPGCEGLACGFGWNFTDCAQRHSCPYGLSNHYQSTSMVSGFGPLITAGIFGATLSSALTCLVSAPKVFQCLCKDQLYPLIGFFGKGYGKNKNSKWAALFGAAISVVIMFLLTWWAALIALSIVVFLLGYVLYKKPDVNWGSSMRASSYNMALSYSVGLSEVDEHIKNYRPQCLALTGPPNFRPALVDFVGTFTKNLSLMICGNVLIVTGACRAVPHPSHGLMGTASTASCLLSPSSDAFDFMYGVCLLRMKEGLNVSRVVQAHTDPGELAAEQQASTIFQSQQGKKTIDIYWLFDDGGLTLLIPYLLGRKKRWGKCKIWVFVSGQINRMDEERKAIVSLLSKFLLGFHEVHVLPDINQKPRPEHIKRFDDLVAPFRLNDGFKDEAVVGEMRHGCPWKISDEELRKHRAKSLRQVRLNEILLQHSQDVALIAITLPVGRKGHCPSSPYMAWLESLSRDLRPPIVLTRGNQENVLTFYCQ; encoded by the exons ACAACACCGTGGACGTGGTGCCCACCTACGAGCACTACGCCAACAGCAAGGGCGTGGGCGAAGCCAGGAGAGGGAGGCCCTCGCTGGCCGACCTCCGCTCCAGCCTCGAG AAGGCCGGTCCCCATGTTTCCCGGCTGTGCTCTGCCTGGGTGCTGA CCCTGACGTGGCTCATCATCCTGATGTCAGTGACGGTGACCACCATCACCGGCCTGTCCATCTCCGCCATATCCACCAACGGCAAAGTGAAGTCAG GGGGCACCTACTTCCTCATCTCGAGAAGCCTCGGGCCGGAGCTGGGCGGCTCCATCGGGCTCATTTTTGCCTTCGCCAACGCGGTGGCCGTGGCCATGCACACAGTGGGCTTTGCAGAAACCGTCCGGGACCTGCTGCA GAGTTATGGATCAATGCGTGGGTTAATGCCGGTAACCAACCCTCAGCTGCTAAAACTGATCGGTGGTTTGCCACGGGGAGGTTTGCTTCCCGACCGGTGACGGTGCCCCTTTCTGCTCCCCCAGGCCCAGGTCCTCTTCTTCTTGGTCATCCTGGTCTCCTTCGCTAACTACCTGGTGGGGACGGTGATCCCAGCCACCGCGGAGAAGCAAGCCAAGGGCTTCTTTGGCTACAGAG CCGACATCTTTGTCCAGAACTTGGTGCCCAGCTGGCGTGGACCCGAGGGCTCCTTCTTCagcttgttttccattttctttccattggcAACTGGCATCTTGGCTGGGGCCAACATTTCGGGTGATCTGAAG GATCCTGCCGTGGCCATCCCCAAGGGCACCTTGATGGCCATCTTCTGGACCACGATATCCtacctgctgctgtctgctacCATAG GTGCCTGCGTGGTCCGGGACGCCTCGGGCAGCCTGAACGACAGCGTGCCCCTGGGCTCGCCGGGCTGCGAGGGGCTGGCCTGCGGCTTCGGCTGGAACTTCACCGACTGCGCCCAGCGGCACAGCTGCCCCTATGGGCTCAGCAACCACTACCAG AGCACGAGCATGGTGTCGGGATTCGGTCCCCTCATCACGGCGGGGATCTTTGGTGCCACCCTGTCCTCAGCGTTAACCTGCCTTGTCTCAGCCCCCAAAGTCTTCCAG TGCCTCTGCAAGGACCAGCTCTACCCTCTCATAGGCTTTTTTGGGAAGGGCTATGGgaagaacaagaacagcaaGTGGGCCGCGCTCTTCGGTGCCGCCATCTCGGTGGTCATCATGTTCCTGCTGACCTGGTGGGCGGCCCTCATCGCCCTCAGCATCGTCGTCTTCCTCCTGGGCTACGTCCTCTACAAGAAGCCAG ACGTGAACTGGGGCTCCTCCATGCGAGCCAGCTCCTACAACATGGCCCTGAGCTACTCGGTGGGGCTCAGCGAGGTGGACGAGCACATCAAGAACTACAG GCCCCAGTGCCTGGCCCTGACCGGGCCCCCCAACTTTCGCCCGGCGCTGGTGGATTTCGTGGGCACCTTCACCAAGAACCTCAGCCTGATGATCTGCGGCAACGTGCTGATCGTGA CGGGGGCATGCCGAGCTGTCCCCCACCCCAGTCACGGTCTGATGGGGACAGCCAGCACCGCCAGCtgccttctttctccctccagCGACGCCTTTGATTTCATGTACGGCGTGTGCCTGCTGAGGATGAAGGAGGGGCTGAACGTCTCCCGCGTGGTGCAAGCTCACA CCGACCCCGGGGAGCTGGCGGCCGAGCAGCAGGCAAGCACCATCTTCCAGAGCCAGCAGGGCAAGAAAACCATCGACATTTACTGGCTCTTCGACGACGGAG GGCTGACGCTGCTCATCCCCTACCTCCTGGGGCGCAAGAAGCGGTGGGGAAAATGCAAGATTTGGGTGTTTGTCAGCGGGCAGATCAACAGGATGGACGAGGAGAGGAAGGC GATCGTGTCGCTGCTGAGCAAATTCCTCCTGGGCTTCCACGAGGTCCACGTCCTCCCTGATATCAACCAGAAGCCCCGGCCGGAGCA CATCAAGAGGTTCGACGACCTGGTCGCGCCCTTCAGGCTGAACGACGGCTTCAAGGACGAGGCCGTGGTGGGTGAGATGAGGCACGGCTGTCCCTGGAAGATCTCCGACGAGGAGCTCCGCAAGCACAGAGCCAAG TCTCTCCGGCAAGTGAGGCTGAACGAGATCTTGCTGCAGCACTCGCAGGACGTGGCGCTCATCGCCAT CACGCTGCCCGTGGGCAGGAAGGGGCactgccccagctccccctACATGGCCTGGCTCGAGAGCCTCTCGCGGGACCTGAGGCCCCCCATCGTCCTGACCAGGGGAAACCAGGAGAACGTCCTCACCTTCTACTGCCAGTGA